A window of the Hevea brasiliensis isolate MT/VB/25A 57/8 chromosome 6, ASM3005281v1, whole genome shotgun sequence genome harbors these coding sequences:
- the LOC110645606 gene encoding phytochrome-interacting ankyrin-repeat protein 2 isoform X4 produces the protein MPQEQLDTVSVLLRRSLSKRRSFRSRVDRDDRGWTLLHIGARKGDLKEVKRLLDKGMDVNAPAWGPKSKGVSPLHLAAKGGHVEVMDELLEHGADIDARTWGACGWTPLHNAAKERKREAVKFLLENGAFLPDDMNDMRFNPPLHYCPGLEWAYDELKRQQRENLSVGESSFSLPFSGRPCPFWVGVASLLYLDVSFEYRKLYKRAR, from the exons ATGCCCCAGGAGCAGTTGGATACCGTTTCGGTTTTACTGAGGCGTAGTCTGTCGAAAAGACGGAGTTTTAGGTCAAGAGTCGATAGGGATGACCGAGGTTGGACTTTGCTTCATATCGGTGCCAGAAAAGGTGATCTTAAAGAG GTGAAGCGGTTACTTGATAAAGGAATGGATGTTAATGCACCTGCATGGGGTCCCAAATCAAAAGGGGTGTCCCCTCTCCACCTAGCTGCTAAGGGAGGCCATGTTGAGGTTATGGATGAATTGCTTGAGCATGGTGCTGACATTGATGCTAGAACCTGGGGTGCCTGTGGCT GGACTCCACTTCACAATGCagcaaaagaaaggaagagagaggcCGTCAAATTCCTTCTGGAGAATGGGGCATTCTTGCCTGATGACATGAATGATATGAGATTTAATCCACCACTCCATTACTGCCCTGGTCTTGAATGGGCATACGATGAGCTGAAGCGTCAGCAGAGAGAAAATCTGTCAGTAG GCGAATCTTCTTTCTCACTGCCGTTCAGTGGTCGTCCCTGTCCCTTTTGGGTAGGAGTGGCCTCCCTCCTTTACTTGGATGTTAG CTTTGAATATCGAAAACTCTATAAGAGAGCGAGATAG
- the LOC110645606 gene encoding phytochrome-interacting ankyrin-repeat protein 2 isoform X5, which produces MPQEQLDTVSVLLRRSLSKRRSFRSRVDRDDRGWTLLHIGARKGDLKEVKRLLDKGMDVNAPAWGPKSKGVSPLHLAAKGGHVEVMDELLEHGADIDARTWGACGWTPLHNAAKERKREAVKFLLENGAFLPDDMNDMRFNPPLHYCPGLEWAYDELKRQQRENLSVGETSYCSES; this is translated from the exons ATGCCCCAGGAGCAGTTGGATACCGTTTCGGTTTTACTGAGGCGTAGTCTGTCGAAAAGACGGAGTTTTAGGTCAAGAGTCGATAGGGATGACCGAGGTTGGACTTTGCTTCATATCGGTGCCAGAAAAGGTGATCTTAAAGAG GTGAAGCGGTTACTTGATAAAGGAATGGATGTTAATGCACCTGCATGGGGTCCCAAATCAAAAGGGGTGTCCCCTCTCCACCTAGCTGCTAAGGGAGGCCATGTTGAGGTTATGGATGAATTGCTTGAGCATGGTGCTGACATTGATGCTAGAACCTGGGGTGCCTGTGGCT GGACTCCACTTCACAATGCagcaaaagaaaggaagagagaggcCGTCAAATTCCTTCTGGAGAATGGGGCATTCTTGCCTGATGACATGAATGATATGAGATTTAATCCACCACTCCATTACTGCCCTGGTCTTGAATGGGCATACGATGAGCTGAAGCGTCAGCAGAGAGAAAATCTGTCAGTAGGTGAGACATCCTACTGCTCTGAAAGCTAG
- the LOC110645606 gene encoding phytochrome-interacting ankyrin-repeat protein 2 isoform X1, producing the protein MPQEQLDTVSVLLRRSLSKRRSFRSRVDRDDRGWTLLHIGARKGDLKEVKRLLDKGMDVNAPAWGPKSKGVSPLHLAAKGGHVEVMDELLEHGADIDARTWGACGWTPLHNAAKERKREAVKFLLENGAFLPDDMNDMRFNPPLHYCPGLEWAYDELKRQQRENLSVASCTHQTFFSLDFTLSGGESSFSLPFSGRPCPFWVGVASLLYLDVRYLLPAVCVLVCCL; encoded by the exons ATGCCCCAGGAGCAGTTGGATACCGTTTCGGTTTTACTGAGGCGTAGTCTGTCGAAAAGACGGAGTTTTAGGTCAAGAGTCGATAGGGATGACCGAGGTTGGACTTTGCTTCATATCGGTGCCAGAAAAGGTGATCTTAAAGAG GTGAAGCGGTTACTTGATAAAGGAATGGATGTTAATGCACCTGCATGGGGTCCCAAATCAAAAGGGGTGTCCCCTCTCCACCTAGCTGCTAAGGGAGGCCATGTTGAGGTTATGGATGAATTGCTTGAGCATGGTGCTGACATTGATGCTAGAACCTGGGGTGCCTGTGGCT GGACTCCACTTCACAATGCagcaaaagaaaggaagagagaggcCGTCAAATTCCTTCTGGAGAATGGGGCATTCTTGCCTGATGACATGAATGATATGAGATTTAATCCACCACTCCATTACTGCCCTGGTCTTGAATGGGCATACGATGAGCTGAAGCGTCAGCAGAGAGAAAATCTGTCAGTAG ctaGTTGCACTCATCAGACTTTTTTTTCTCTGGATTTTACTCTTTCCGGAGGCGAATCTTCTTTCTCACTGCCGTTCAGTGGTCGTCCCTGTCCCTTTTGGGTAGGAGTGGCCTCCCTCCTTTACTTGGATGTTAGGTACCTTTTACCTGCTGTTTGTGTTTTAGTTTGTTGCTTGTGA
- the LOC110645606 gene encoding phytochrome-interacting ankyrin-repeat protein 2 isoform X2, which produces MPQEQLDTVSVLLRRSLSKRRSFRSRVDRDDRGWTLLHIGARKGDLKEVKRLLDKGMDVNAPAWGPKSKGVSPLHLAAKGGHVEVMDELLEHGADIDARTWGACGWTPLHNAAKERKREAVKFLLENGAFLPDDMNDMRFNPPLHYCPGLEWAYDELKRQQRENLSVASCTHQTFFSLDFTLSGGESSFSLPFSGRPCPFWVGVASLLYLDVSFEYRKLYKRAR; this is translated from the exons ATGCCCCAGGAGCAGTTGGATACCGTTTCGGTTTTACTGAGGCGTAGTCTGTCGAAAAGACGGAGTTTTAGGTCAAGAGTCGATAGGGATGACCGAGGTTGGACTTTGCTTCATATCGGTGCCAGAAAAGGTGATCTTAAAGAG GTGAAGCGGTTACTTGATAAAGGAATGGATGTTAATGCACCTGCATGGGGTCCCAAATCAAAAGGGGTGTCCCCTCTCCACCTAGCTGCTAAGGGAGGCCATGTTGAGGTTATGGATGAATTGCTTGAGCATGGTGCTGACATTGATGCTAGAACCTGGGGTGCCTGTGGCT GGACTCCACTTCACAATGCagcaaaagaaaggaagagagaggcCGTCAAATTCCTTCTGGAGAATGGGGCATTCTTGCCTGATGACATGAATGATATGAGATTTAATCCACCACTCCATTACTGCCCTGGTCTTGAATGGGCATACGATGAGCTGAAGCGTCAGCAGAGAGAAAATCTGTCAGTAG ctaGTTGCACTCATCAGACTTTTTTTTCTCTGGATTTTACTCTTTCCGGAGGCGAATCTTCTTTCTCACTGCCGTTCAGTGGTCGTCCCTGTCCCTTTTGGGTAGGAGTGGCCTCCCTCCTTTACTTGGATGTTAG CTTTGAATATCGAAAACTCTATAAGAGAGCGAGATAG
- the LOC110645606 gene encoding phytochrome-interacting ankyrin-repeat protein 2 isoform X3, which translates to MPQEQLDTVSVLLRRSLSKRRSFRSRVDRDDRGWTLLHIGARKGDLKEVKRLLDKGMDVNAPAWGPKSKGVSPLHLAAKGGHVEVMDELLEHGADIDARTWGACGWTPLHNAAKERKREAVKFLLENGAFLPDDMNDMRFNPPLHYCPGLEWAYDELKRQQRENLSVGESSFSLPFSGRPCPFWVGVASLLYLDVRYLLPAVCVLVCCL; encoded by the exons ATGCCCCAGGAGCAGTTGGATACCGTTTCGGTTTTACTGAGGCGTAGTCTGTCGAAAAGACGGAGTTTTAGGTCAAGAGTCGATAGGGATGACCGAGGTTGGACTTTGCTTCATATCGGTGCCAGAAAAGGTGATCTTAAAGAG GTGAAGCGGTTACTTGATAAAGGAATGGATGTTAATGCACCTGCATGGGGTCCCAAATCAAAAGGGGTGTCCCCTCTCCACCTAGCTGCTAAGGGAGGCCATGTTGAGGTTATGGATGAATTGCTTGAGCATGGTGCTGACATTGATGCTAGAACCTGGGGTGCCTGTGGCT GGACTCCACTTCACAATGCagcaaaagaaaggaagagagaggcCGTCAAATTCCTTCTGGAGAATGGGGCATTCTTGCCTGATGACATGAATGATATGAGATTTAATCCACCACTCCATTACTGCCCTGGTCTTGAATGGGCATACGATGAGCTGAAGCGTCAGCAGAGAGAAAATCTGTCAGTAG GCGAATCTTCTTTCTCACTGCCGTTCAGTGGTCGTCCCTGTCCCTTTTGGGTAGGAGTGGCCTCCCTCCTTTACTTGGATGTTAGGTACCTTTTACCTGCTGTTTGTGTTTTAGTTTGTTGCTTGTGA